The Podospora bellae-mahoneyi strain CBS 112042 chromosome 7, whole genome shotgun sequence genome includes a window with the following:
- a CDS encoding hypothetical protein (EggNog:ENOG503P04G; COG:S) has protein sequence MATSPTSGAFPGPFTITRTKVFLLVSLALTWWFASLFPHYKPVIQETFKARLNDALLKLPSIQVDWDTSVEVSEAYNASKVAIIIEPRPLPHLVPHILYMMNVVPPEWRFVFIGSKSSVTGMEESAAIKHRQIIGKLDLMVLPEPWEIDSKEKVFRTLTDIRFYDEFLPGVEYLLKYEADSILCANSEDSLNDWLDWDFVGAPRRADDHFAGNGGLSLRRVSTIKRVLSFQARLNDSDPEDEWFGKRVYVLPGAKVASGVEEALAVEDVYREGAMGYHVRDGGNNIADAVWKQPEQRKKIFQYCPELTMIMEMKLERQRCPGDKGTGRE, from the exons ATGGCGACATCGCCGACATCAGGCGCGTTTCCTGGCCCATTCACCATTACGCGAACCAAGGTCTTCCTGCTGGTTTCCCTGGCATTGAC CTGGTGGTTTGCCTCCCTGTTTCCGCACTACAAGCCAGTGATTCAGGAGACGTTCAAGGCGAGATTAAACGATGCGCTCCTGAAGCTACCATCCATCCAAGTCGACTGGGACACGTCGGTGGAGGTTTCTGAGGCATACAATGCGTCCAAAGTCGCCATCATAATCGAGCCAAGGCCACTGCCGCATCTTGTACCGCACATCCTGTATATGATGAACGTGGTGCCCCCTGAATGGCGCTTTGTCTTCATAGGCTCAAAAAGTAGTGTGACGGGCATGGAGGAGTCGGCGGCCATCAAACACCGCCAAATCATTGGGAAGCTGGACTTGATGGTGCTGCCGGAGCCGTGGGAGATTGACTCCAAGGAGAAAGTGTTTCGAACACTGACGGATATCCGATTTTACGACGAGTTCTTGCCGGGCGTCGAATATTTGTTAAAGTACGAGGCCGACAGCATCTTGTGCGCCAATTCCGAGGACAGCTTGAACGACTGGCTGGATTGGGACTTTGTTGGCGCACCGAGGAGGGCAGATGATCATTTTGCGGGCAATGGCGGTCTGTCACTTCGACGTGTGTCAACCATCAAGAGGGTGCTCAGCTTCCAAGCCAGATTGAACGACAGCGACCCCGAGGACGAGTGGTTTGGAAAGCGCGTCTATGTCTTGCCGGGCGCCAAGGTTGCGTCGGGTGTTGAAGAGGCTCTGGCGGTAGAAGACGTCTACCGCGAGGGAGCCATGGGCTACCATGTTCGTGATGGTGGCAACAACATTGCTGATGCTGTCTGGAAGCAGCCTGAGCAAAGGAAGAAGATATTTCAATATTGCCCAGAGTTGACCATGATCATGGAGATGAAGCTCGAGAGGCAGCGGTGTCCAGGGGATAAGGGGACGGGTCGCGAATGA
- a CDS encoding hypothetical protein (EggNog:ENOG503P8FJ; COG:S) → MSRPQDIMRFAVAAVALAGAAIAQDVAEEAHSTVYSTEYYTVTSCVPEVTDCPASATVVTSSVFPITTSTIYATSTYTVTDCAETVTDCPADATHVVTETIAVSTTVCPVTDVEPTPIATSSHHYSNTTAVEHPPYPTSGHEEPTKPAPIPTFVTVAPECPGTSIKTISTSITTVIPTVIYETVEVPCPTGGPGAPGVPAPSGAVPTGGVPSGTTPPPPVFTAGASTVGGSIALAAFAGVLALLA, encoded by the exons ATGAGCAGACCACAAGACATT ATGCGTTTCGCcgttgctgccgttgcccTCGCTGGCGCTGCCATTGCCCAGgatgttgcggaggaggctCACTCCACCGTCTACTCTACTGAGTACTACACCGTCACCTCCTGCGTCCCTGAGGTGACCGACTGCCCTGCCAGCGCCACCGTTGTCACCAGCTCCgtcttccccatcaccacctctaCCATCTACGCCACCTCGACCTACACCGTCACCGACTGCGCTGAGACCGTGACCGACTGCCCCGCTGATGCCACCCACGTCGTCACCGAGACCATCgccgtctccaccaccgtctgcCCCGTCACCGACGTCGAGCCCACCCCCATCGCCACCAGCTCGCACCACtactccaacaccaccgctgtCGAGCACCCTCCCTACCCCACCTCCGGCCACGAGGAGCCCACCAAGCCcgctcccatccccaccttCGTCACTGTTGCTCCTGAGTGCCCCGGCACCTCCATCAAGACCATCagcacctccatcaccacggTCATCCCCACCGTCATCTACGAGACCGTCGAGGTCCCCTGCCCCACTGGCGGCCCCGGTGCTCCCGGCGTCCCTGCTCCCTCCGGCGCCGTTCCCACCGGTGGCGTTCCCTCCGgcaccactcctcctccgcctgtCTTCACCGCCGGTGCCTCCACCGTCGGTGGCAGCAttgccctcgccgcctttgccGGTGTCCTTGCTCTCCTTGCTTAA
- a CDS encoding hypothetical protein (CAZy:CE4; COG:O; EggNog:ENOG503Q5FG), which produces MKLSVTILAAYLGLAAAHGDHEGQHIPKILGGRKFLSEMGARRRWSQGVQQPNVIKRYPPSPKPQHHADKRQENTSGKCGASGGSCAAGYCCSAEGWCGRGIDYCSAPDCQLNYGPGCDGNKKPSGPDTSGVARPKLGNVLYGGAGIYDCVTSGDIALTFDDGPYLYTNDLLDKLKSYGAKATFFLTGTNIGKGMINDPATPYPAIIKRMHAEGHQIASHTWSHQNASQMTNTQFTNQMVWNEIALNSILGFFPTYMRPPYSICQRECQNILSTLGYHTIYFNLDTAGYLNDSPRAIQTSKNIWDDAIEGSDPETDSFLQIEHDIHQQIVYNLTDYILTSLFSNGYRAVTVGECLGDPPSNWYRAGPASSSPSSSPSSAAVPTRTTISVAPTRTGASTDGTCGNGITCAGTRWGACCSASGFCGVGEEYCQLGNGCQAAWGRCDGDAPAVSSSSSRTSISTRYVISSTSTATSTRTSISTRSVITSTARSTSTTTSSRSSVSTRYVISSTSTSTRRSTSTSTSRSTSTSATRTRTTSTTTSTRPTSTPGLAISEDGLCGPENQQTCEGSEFGTCCGPSGRCSSSSIACLAILGCQERYGRCV; this is translated from the exons ATGAAGCTTTCTGTTACCATCCTTGCCGCCTACCTGGGCTTGGCAGCGGCCCACGGCGATCATGAAGGCCAACATATTCCCAAGATTTTGGGTGGGAGAAAGTTTCTCTCTGAGATGGGTGCTCGCCGTAGGTGGTCCCAGGGTGTCCAACAGCCCAATGTGATCAAAAGGtacccaccatcccccaagCCTCAGCATCACGCCGACAAACGACAAGAAAACACCAGCGGCAAATGTGGCGCCAGTGGTGGAAGCTGCGCGGCAGGTTACTGTTGCTCGGCCGAAGG ATGGTGTGGAAGAGGCATTGACTATTGCTCTGCCCCTGATTGCCAGCTGAACTACGGCCCTGGTTGCGACGGG AACAAAAAGCCAAGTGGCCCGGATACCTCCGGAGTTGCTCGCCCAAAGCTTGGAAACGTCTTGTATGGCGGAGCTGGTATTTACGACTGCGTCACATCGGGAGATATTGCCCTAACATTTGATGACGGGCCATACCTCTATACAAACGATCTGTTAGATAAGTTGAAG AGCTATGGAGCCAAAGCAACATTCTTCCTCACCGGAACGAATATTGGTAAAGGCATGATCAACGATCCTGCCACGCCGTATCCCGCCATAATCAAG AGGATGCATGCCGAGGGCCACCAAATTGCCAGCCACACTTGGTCTCACCAGAACGCAAGTCAAATGACCAATACCCAGTTCACCAACCAGATGGTGTGGAATGAGATTGCGCTCAACTCGATTCTTGGATTCTTCCCAACTTACATGAG ACCGCCGTATTCCATCTGCCAACGGGAATGTCAAaacatcctctccaccctcggcTATCACACCATCTacttcaacctcgacacGGCCGGCTACCTAAACGACAGCCCCCGCGCAATCCAGACGAGCAAGAACATCTGGGATGACGCCATCGAAGGCTCCGACCCAGAAACAGACAGCTTCCTCCAGATCGAACACGACATCCACCAGCAAATCGTCTACAACCTCACCGACTACATCCTCACCTCTCTGTTCTCCAACGGCTACCGAGCCGTCACGGTAGGTGAATGCCTAGGTGACCCGCCATCAAACTGGTACCGTGCTGGTCCGGCCTCGTcgtcaccctcatcatcaccgtcatCGGCAGCTGTGCCCACCAGAACAACAATCTCTGTTGCCCCGACAAGAACGGGCGCAAGCACAGATGGTACCTGCGGAAACGGCATCACGTGCGCGGGGACCAGATGGGGAGCCTGCTGTTCCGCCTCTGGGTTCTGCGGGGTGGGCGAGGAGTACTGCCAGTTGGGCAACGGGTGCCAGGCAGCGTGGGGGAGGTGCGATGGTGATGCTCCTGCTGTAAGCAGCAGTTCTTCTCGGACGAGTATCAGTACCCGGTATgtcatcagcagcaccagcacagCAACCAGCACACGTACGAGCATCAGTACCCGATCTGTTATCACGAGCACGGCGAGGAGTACGAGTACTACCACGAGCTCCCGTAGTAGTGTCAGTACGCGGTATGTGATTAGCAGCACGAGCACGAGCACCAGGAGGAGCACGAGCACGAGTACATCAAGAAGCACGTCAACATCCGCCACGAGAACCAGAACCACTT CAACTACAACATCCACCAGaccaacctccacccccggcctCGCCATCAGTGAAGATGGTCTCTGTGGTCCAGAGAACCAACAGACGTGCGAGGGGAGCGAGTTTGGGACCTGCTGCGGGCCGTCGGGGAGGTGCAGCTCGAGTAGTATTGCTTGTTTGGCGATTTTGGGGTGTCAGGAGAGGTATGGGAGGTGTGTTTAA